The genomic stretch AAGACTACATCAGTCTCTTGGATACAGAACCCCAAGGGAGATATATTTTGAAATAGTGGGTTCAACTATAACAAGTGCAGGTTAAAATGATCCACCTTAATAAACCCATTTTTTTGTCTTGACAATGGGGAGCATTATACTCCCCGTCAAGGGAGGGGAAAAAGAAAATGTTATTCATTACGGAAGATGGTTTACCCACTCAAAATGAGAAAGAACCAATGAAGCGGATGCCCTTGAATCCCCTTATCTCGCAGATTTCAGGCTTACGTTAACATCTGTATTCTGATAAAATAAATTTGAACAATATATATGCGAACATCCCACATTCCATCATATTTTAATCTCCTCCATTCAGGCGAACTCAGCAGGAGGGCGGCGATACTTGAAGATATTCTGACAGACTGTACCCTTTGCCCCAGAGACTGTCGTGTTGACCGCACAAGAGATGAGCATGGTTTCTGTCGTTCAGGTTATCTCCCTATAGTATCAAGTTACTGTGCCCATTTTGGGGAAGAACCGGTGCTGTCCGGGACAAGGGGCTCAGGCACAATCTTCTTTGGGAACTGTAACCTGCGATGTGTCTTCTGCCAGAACCACCAGATTTCTCAACCTGTTAGTTCATTAAAGAAAAACGAGGTCAGCATTGACAGGCTTGCAGAAATGATGCTTGAGCTTCAGTCTATGGGGTGCCACAACATCAATTTCGTCTCACCGTCACACTTCCCTGCACAGATTGTTAAGGCCGTTGAGATTGCGGCACTGGAGGGACTCAGGCTCCCTCTTGTATACAACACTAACGGATATGATTCATTGCAGACCCTTAAACTGCTTGATGGTATCATTGATATTTACCTGCCGGATATAAAATACA from Nitrospirota bacterium encodes the following:
- a CDS encoding radical SAM protein — translated: MRTSHIPSYFNLLHSGELSRRAAILEDILTDCTLCPRDCRVDRTRDEHGFCRSGYLPIVSSYCAHFGEEPVLSGTRGSGTIFFGNCNLRCVFCQNHQISQPVSSLKKNEVSIDRLAEMMLELQSMGCHNINFVSPSHFPAQIVKAVEIAALEGLRLPLVYNTNGYDSLQTLKLLDGIIDIYLPDIKYSNNKYARQYSKAKDYVRHNRAALIEMKQQVGDLVIDEDGIAVKGILIRHLVLPNDLSDSGESLKFISEEIGRVTYLSTMSQYFPAHKAGKYPLLSRPIREREYEKVLEWLDKYHLENGWVQDYSSKDYYCPDFEREEPFKI